One region of Faecalibacter bovis genomic DNA includes:
- a CDS encoding penicillin-binding protein 1A: protein MENKNNTKKVTKPVKNKSFLGRIVTLIWIGFFAAIIGIAGIFWAASNGWLGEIPDVRDLENPDIYVSSEIISSDGVLLDRFETERRTPVDYKDLPPHLVDALLAKEDIRFFEHPGIDAKAAMRAVTSAGEAGGGSTITQQLAKQLYTKEPSSNVIMRGLQKIKEWVTSVQLEKLYTKEEIIAMYFNKFDFIFGAKGIESASKVYFNKTTKELDVVEAATLVSMFQNPVAFNPIKYPEVSKEKRNLVIDQMVKYNKLSSAEGDALKAKPLVTDRQYITAQDETYSAYFKTALRKEIEEWLVEYEKETGKTYNLDKDGLKIYVTLDSRMQLMAEDAVKKHLKTIQERFFAEQRGRKMAPFYNITEAKRNTLLDQAVKRTDLYKLMKENGSSDEQISTAFNTPRDSVKFFTWEGIKYMKDQTLMDSIIYHKHILQAGLMSMDPKDGTIKAWVGGINWDYFKYDHVKQARRQVGSTFKPFVFATAINQLGLTPCHTISNDRIPGKWSPRNANGRYGGSQSLRTALAQSTNVVAARLIMQTGEEAVIQMARDLGVESPITKDPTIALGSADLSLYEMVGALSAFANGGIYIKPQLILRIEDKQGKVIRDYTPTTREVVNEYVAYTMIDLMKGVSDGGTGSWIRTKYGITSEVAGKTGTTNENSDGWYMGLTPNLVTGVWVGNEDRAAHFGSTANGQGAATALPIWAYYMQSVYSRGDTFGVLASDKFDKPADIDSRWDCSSLMGFHQYNQVHNNDIIEGTGEPLDQNATETGEEIIEQ, encoded by the coding sequence ATGGAAAACAAAAACAATACAAAAAAAGTAACCAAACCAGTTAAGAATAAATCCTTTTTAGGAAGAATTGTTACTCTTATTTGGATCGGATTTTTTGCTGCAATAATTGGTATTGCAGGTATATTTTGGGCTGCATCTAACGGATGGTTAGGTGAAATTCCTGATGTTCGTGACCTGGAAAATCCAGATATTTACGTTTCATCAGAAATTATTTCGTCTGATGGAGTTTTATTAGATCGATTTGAAACCGAACGTCGTACTCCTGTTGATTACAAAGATCTTCCACCTCATTTGGTTGATGCATTATTAGCAAAAGAGGACATTCGTTTCTTCGAACATCCTGGTATTGATGCTAAGGCAGCAATGCGTGCTGTAACGTCTGCTGGTGAAGCTGGTGGTGGTTCTACTATTACGCAACAGTTAGCAAAGCAGTTATACACGAAAGAGCCTTCTTCTAATGTAATCATGCGTGGTTTACAAAAGATTAAAGAATGGGTAACATCTGTTCAATTAGAAAAATTGTACACTAAAGAAGAAATTATTGCAATGTACTTCAATAAATTTGACTTCATTTTTGGAGCAAAAGGTATTGAATCAGCATCAAAAGTTTACTTCAATAAAACAACAAAAGAATTAGATGTTGTAGAAGCTGCTACTTTGGTTTCTATGTTCCAAAATCCTGTCGCTTTCAATCCTATCAAATATCCTGAAGTTTCTAAAGAAAAAAGAAACTTAGTGATTGATCAGATGGTTAAATACAACAAATTATCTTCAGCTGAAGGTGATGCTTTAAAAGCTAAACCTTTAGTTACAGATCGTCAGTATATCACAGCGCAAGACGAAACATATTCAGCATACTTTAAAACTGCTTTACGCAAAGAAATTGAAGAATGGCTAGTAGAATATGAGAAAGAAACAGGTAAAACATATAATCTTGATAAAGATGGATTAAAAATTTATGTAACTCTTGATTCTCGTATGCAATTAATGGCTGAAGATGCTGTTAAAAAGCATTTGAAAACGATACAAGAAAGATTTTTTGCAGAACAACGTGGGCGTAAAATGGCTCCGTTCTACAACATTACTGAAGCTAAAAGAAATACTTTATTAGATCAGGCTGTAAAACGTACTGATTTGTATAAATTAATGAAAGAAAACGGAAGTTCTGATGAGCAAATTAGCACTGCTTTCAATACTCCTCGCGATTCAGTAAAATTCTTTACTTGGGAAGGGATTAAATACATGAAGGATCAAACTTTGATGGATTCTATTATCTATCACAAGCATATCTTACAAGCTGGTTTAATGTCGATGGATCCTAAGGATGGTACAATTAAAGCTTGGGTTGGAGGAATTAACTGGGATTACTTTAAATACGATCACGTAAAACAAGCTCGTCGTCAGGTTGGTTCTACCTTCAAACCTTTCGTTTTTGCTACTGCAATTAATCAATTAGGATTAACTCCATGTCATACTATTTCTAATGATCGTATTCCAGGAAAATGGTCGCCAAGAAATGCAAATGGACGTTACGGTGGTTCGCAATCATTAAGAACAGCCTTAGCACAATCAACAAACGTAGTTGCTGCTCGTCTTATTATGCAAACAGGTGAAGAGGCTGTTATTCAAATGGCACGTGATTTAGGTGTAGAATCTCCTATTACAAAAGATCCTACGATCGCATTAGGTTCAGCAGATTTATCATTGTATGAAATGGTTGGAGCTTTAAGTGCATTCGCAAATGGAGGTATTTACATCAAACCACAGTTAATCTTAAGAATTGAAGACAAACAAGGTAAAGTAATTCGTGATTATACACCAACAACACGAGAAGTTGTTAATGAATACGTTGCTTATACCATGATTGATTTGATGAAAGGTGTATCTGATGGTGGAACCGGATCTTGGATCAGAACAAAATATGGAATCACTTCTGAAGTTGCTGGTAAAACAGGAACTACAAATGAAAATTCAGATGGTTGGTACATGGGATTAACTCCAAACTTGGTAACTGGTGTATGGGTCGGTAACGAAGACCGTGCGGCACACTTTGGTAGTACTGCAAACGGACAAGGTGCTGCAACCGCATTACCTATTTGGGCTTATTATATGCAATCTGTTTATTCTAGAGGTGACACATTTGGAGTTTTAGCAAGCGATAAATTTGATAAACCT
- a CDS encoding gliding motility lipoprotein GldH has translation MFLFTACESKHYHQETKDLKGEWSVKKPIEFTFDVKDTTLTKVNMGFVFRNNTDYEYSNVYLFTKFTDPKGNVMVDTLQYYIANPDGTWIGKGMNTKEMLLVYRENLAVKDTGKYKLKVWHGMRTDKLKGIEDISLIVDQTTD, from the coding sequence ATGTTCTTATTCACAGCTTGTGAATCGAAACATTATCATCAAGAAACAAAAGATTTAAAAGGAGAATGGTCTGTTAAAAAACCTATTGAATTTACGTTTGATGTGAAGGATACAACACTAACAAAAGTAAATATGGGATTTGTTTTTAGAAATAATACCGATTACGAATACAGTAATGTTTATTTGTTTACAAAATTTACTGACCCTAAAGGAAATGTAATGGTTGATACTTTACAATATTACATCGCAAATCCTGATGGAACTTGGATTGGTAAAGGTATGAATACCAAAGAAATGTTATTGGTTTATCGTGAGAATTTAGCTGTAAAAGATACCGGAAAATACAAACTAAAAGTTTGGCATGGTATGCGTACTGATAAATTAAAAGGAATTGAAGATATCAGTTTGATTGTTGACCAAACCACTGATTAA
- a CDS encoding PSP1 domain-containing protein, whose product MACGSCGTSSSGLPKGCNNNGACGTDGCGKLSVFDWLSNMKLPNGQQPFNFVEVRFKNDRKFYYKNENNISLNVGDIIAVEGTPGHDIGIVTLTGELVRIQMKKKNLSWEGEDIKKVYRKANQKDIETWQEFREREKQTMIDSRIMAKNLDLEMKICDVEYQGDGAKVTFYYTAEGRVDFRQLIKEYAGKFGVRIEMKQIGFRQEAAKIGGIGSCGRELCCSTWLTDFRSVSTAAARYQQLSINSQKLAGQCGKLKCCLNFELDSYLDALNHFPSIESKFETEKGFAHCVKIDVFKKEMWFAYEKGSVLWYKFSVEDVQEFLQINANGEKTESLEDLAKSVVDNKPSFGDGIEEDSLERFERKENSKRKRIKPKRKPNTKESANASNSKQNAVEVKEKAKNPNQQQKRNPNQNNSQRNNNNNKKRNPNQNQVAKPQQNQTEGNTQQNSEGQKQNPVKKNPNQQKRNPNQQGKPQQNKLAEQPQVQKVEQKSTNPAGGENQSNGTKPKSKNKKRFHRGPKPDNSKQ is encoded by the coding sequence ATGGCTTGTGGATCTTGTGGAACTTCTAGCAGTGGCCTTCCGAAAGGATGTAACAATAACGGTGCCTGTGGCACTGATGGATGTGGTAAATTATCAGTTTTCGACTGGTTATCGAACATGAAATTACCGAATGGTCAACAACCATTTAATTTCGTTGAAGTTCGATTCAAAAACGATCGAAAATTCTATTATAAAAACGAAAATAATATTTCGTTAAACGTAGGCGATATAATCGCTGTTGAAGGAACTCCGGGACATGATATCGGAATTGTTACACTTACGGGTGAGCTGGTTAGAATCCAAATGAAAAAGAAAAATCTTTCTTGGGAAGGTGAAGATATTAAAAAAGTATATCGTAAGGCAAACCAAAAAGATATAGAAACTTGGCAAGAGTTTCGTGAAAGAGAAAAACAAACAATGATTGACTCAAGAATCATGGCTAAAAACCTTGATTTAGAGATGAAAATTTGTGATGTTGAGTATCAAGGAGATGGTGCGAAAGTAACATTTTATTATACTGCTGAAGGACGTGTCGATTTTAGACAATTAATCAAAGAATACGCTGGGAAATTTGGTGTAAGAATTGAGATGAAACAAATTGGTTTCCGTCAAGAAGCAGCAAAAATTGGAGGTATTGGATCTTGTGGACGCGAATTATGTTGTTCAACTTGGTTAACAGACTTCCGCTCAGTAAGTACAGCAGCAGCTCGTTACCAACAATTATCAATTAACTCACAAAAGTTAGCTGGTCAATGTGGTAAATTAAAATGTTGTTTGAATTTCGAGTTAGATTCTTATTTGGATGCATTAAATCATTTTCCATCAATCGAAAGTAAATTCGAGACTGAAAAAGGATTTGCACATTGTGTAAAAATTGATGTTTTCAAGAAAGAAATGTGGTTTGCTTACGAAAAAGGAAGCGTTTTATGGTATAAATTCTCTGTAGAAGATGTACAAGAATTTTTACAAATTAACGCAAACGGAGAAAAAACTGAATCGTTAGAAGATTTAGCAAAATCTGTTGTTGATAATAAACCTTCTTTCGGTGACGGAATCGAAGAAGATTCTTTAGAACGTTTTGAGCGTAAAGAAAATTCAAAACGCAAACGTATTAAGCCAAAAAGAAAGCCTAATACCAAAGAATCTGCAAACGCGTCTAATTCGAAGCAAAATGCAGTTGAAGTAAAAGAAAAAGCTAAGAATCCTAATCAACAACAGAAAAGGAATCCAAACCAAAACAATTCTCAACGCAATAATAACAATAATAAGAAGCGTAATCCGAACCAGAATCAAGTTGCAAAACCTCAGCAAAATCAAACTGAAGGAAATACACAACAAAATTCTGAAGGACAAAAACAGAATCCTGTTAAGAAGAATCCAAATCAACAGAAAAGGAATCCGAATCAACAAGGAAAACCTCAACAGAACAAACTTGCAGAGCAACCTCAAGTACAAAAAGTTGAACAAAAAAGCACGAATCCTGCTGGTGGAGAAAATCAATCAAATGGAACAAAACCTAAAAGCAAAAACAAAAAAAGATTTCATCGTGGACCGAAACCAGATAATTCGAAACAGTAG
- a CDS encoding MBL fold metallo-hydrolase: MKLYTIETGNFKLDGGAMFGIVPKSIWNKTNPADEKNLIDLGMRCLLIEDGDRLILIDTGIGNKQDDKFFSFYYLFGDFSLDISLAKHGFHRDDITDVFLTHLHFDHCGGAIKYNSEKNFLEPAFKNATFWTNENHWDWAVNPNPREKASFLKENILPMHESGQLKMLSLPKNGEDRITDTPLGFDILYVDGHTEKQMLPMITYKGKKIVYVADLIPTVGQIPLIYVIGFDTRPLITVEEKGKFLEEAVENEYILYFEHDCYNELATLKRTEKGIRLDQTYSFSEVFG, translated from the coding sequence ATGAAATTATACACAATAGAAACCGGAAACTTCAAACTAGACGGAGGTGCGATGTTCGGAATTGTTCCAAAATCAATTTGGAATAAAACTAATCCTGCAGATGAAAAAAACTTAATTGATCTTGGGATGAGATGTTTGTTGATTGAAGATGGAGATAGATTAATCTTAATCGATACAGGAATCGGAAATAAACAAGACGATAAATTCTTTAGTTTTTATTATTTATTTGGAGATTTTTCGCTTGATATATCATTAGCCAAACATGGATTCCATCGCGACGATATTACTGATGTTTTTTTAACACACCTTCATTTTGACCACTGTGGTGGAGCCATAAAATATAACTCCGAAAAAAACTTTTTAGAACCTGCTTTTAAAAATGCAACATTCTGGACAAATGAAAATCATTGGGATTGGGCAGTCAATCCAAACCCACGCGAGAAAGCTTCTTTCCTGAAAGAAAACATACTTCCAATGCACGAAAGTGGTCAGTTAAAAATGTTATCCTTACCAAAAAACGGAGAAGATAGAATCACTGATACACCTTTAGGTTTTGATATTTTATATGTTGACGGACACACCGAAAAACAAATGCTTCCGATGATTACTTACAAAGGAAAAAAGATTGTTTATGTAGCGGATTTAATTCCAACAGTAGGACAAATTCCTTTAATTTATGTCATTGGATTTGATACGAGACCACTTATAACAGTTGAAGAAAAAGGAAAATTTCTAGAAGAAGCTGTAGAAAATGAATATATCCTATACTTCGAACATGATTGTTACAACGAATTAGCAACATTAAAACGCACCGAAAAAGGGATCAGATTGGATCAAACCTACTCATTTAGTGAAGTTTTTGGTTAA
- the gltX gene encoding glutamate--tRNA ligase — translation MAKEVRVRFAPSPTGALHIGGVRTALYNYLFAKHHNGKFLLRIEDTDQTRFVEGAEQYIIDSLKWLGLTPDEGVGFGGELGPYKQSERKEIYKGYVEELLANGKAYYAFDTAEELDEARAKAEENKETFIYNWSTRGALKNSLSLSEEETKALLDNGTPYVVRFKIDDTRTVLLDDLIRGKISIDASTLDDKVLFKSDGMPTYHMANIVDDHLMEITHVIRGEEWLPSMALHELLYDAFGWEAPRFAHLPLILKPEGKGKLSKRDGDKHGFPVFPMEWETEEGVAKGYKQEGYFPDAVINMLALLGWSPGTDQEIFTMDELIQAFSLEKVSKSGARFSPEKATWFNNQYLQQKSAEELLPAFEEVLAANGVEANSTLNTQVIELLKERADFVKDIYTQGEFFYIAPTSYDEKAAKKAYKEDSTEILTKFIDVLNLTEFTAEALHDAMANFVTAQEIGFGKIGMPLRLSLVGALQGPDVPVIMAMLGKEETIARINKIIETLG, via the coding sequence ATGGCAAAAGAAGTTCGTGTAAGATTTGCGCCGAGTCCAACTGGTGCATTACACATTGGAGGAGTACGTACGGCGTTATACAATTATCTTTTCGCAAAACATCATAACGGGAAATTCTTATTAAGAATTGAAGATACAGACCAAACACGTTTTGTGGAAGGTGCTGAACAATATATAATTGATTCTCTTAAATGGTTAGGATTAACTCCAGACGAAGGAGTAGGTTTTGGAGGAGAATTAGGACCTTATAAACAATCTGAGCGTAAAGAAATTTACAAAGGATATGTTGAAGAATTATTAGCGAATGGAAAAGCTTATTATGCATTTGATACAGCTGAAGAGTTAGACGAAGCTCGTGCAAAAGCAGAAGAAAATAAGGAAACTTTTATCTACAACTGGTCAACTCGTGGAGCTTTAAAAAACTCTTTATCTTTAAGTGAAGAAGAAACTAAGGCTTTATTAGATAATGGTACCCCATACGTTGTTCGTTTTAAAATAGATGATACAAGAACAGTTTTATTAGACGATTTAATTCGTGGTAAAATTTCTATTGACGCATCAACTTTAGATGATAAAGTATTATTTAAATCTGACGGAATGCCAACTTATCATATGGCTAACATTGTTGATGATCATTTAATGGAAATTACACATGTTATTCGTGGAGAAGAGTGGTTACCATCAATGGCATTACACGAATTATTATATGATGCTTTTGGTTGGGAAGCGCCTCGATTTGCACACTTACCATTAATTCTAAAACCAGAAGGTAAAGGAAAATTGAGTAAGCGTGATGGAGATAAGCATGGTTTCCCTGTATTCCCTATGGAATGGGAAACGGAAGAAGGTGTTGCTAAAGGTTACAAACAGGAAGGATATTTCCCTGACGCTGTAATTAATATGTTAGCATTATTAGGATGGAGTCCAGGAACTGATCAGGAGATTTTTACTATGGATGAATTGATCCAAGCATTTTCATTAGAAAAAGTTTCAAAATCAGGAGCTCGTTTTTCTCCAGAAAAAGCGACTTGGTTCAATAATCAATACTTACAGCAAAAATCAGCTGAAGAATTGTTACCAGCATTTGAAGAAGTTTTAGCAGCGAATGGAGTAGAAGCTAATTCAACTTTAAATACTCAAGTAATTGAATTATTGAAAGAAAGAGCTGATTTTGTAAAAGATATTTATACACAAGGAGAATTCTTTTATATAGCTCCTACATCTTACGATGAAAAAGCTGCTAAAAAAGCATATAAAGAAGATTCTACAGAAATTTTAACGAAGTTTATCGACGTTTTAAATTTAACTGAATTTACAGCTGAAGCTTTACATGATGCTATGGCTAATTTTGTTACAGCACAAGAAATTGGATTCGGAAAAATCGGAATGCCTTTACGATTAAGTTTAGTTGGTGCATTACAAGGACCAGATGTTCCTGTAATTATGGCTATGTTAGGAAAAGAGGAGACGATTGCACGTATCAATAAGATTATTGAAACTTTAGGATAA
- a CDS encoding DUF779 domain-containing protein, whose translation MVSRVNITENAKKLIDTLKEKYGELMFYQAGGCCEGTQPQCFKKGEYYLRYKDVCIGIIEDCEFWVDKDLFEYWKHAHFELDVIDAIGAGGFSLEVPLGKTFKVNYRIFSPDELELLQPVKFNL comes from the coding sequence ATGGTTTCAAGAGTAAACATTACAGAAAATGCCAAAAAGTTAATTGATACTTTAAAAGAAAAATATGGCGAATTGATGTTTTACCAAGCCGGTGGATGTTGTGAAGGTACACAACCACAATGTTTTAAAAAAGGAGAATATTATTTACGATACAAAGATGTTTGTATTGGGATAATTGAAGATTGTGAATTCTGGGTGGATAAAGATTTATTTGAATATTGGAAACACGCACATTTTGAATTAGATGTGATTGACGCAATAGGAGCTGGTGGTTTTTCTTTAGAAGTTCCCTTAGGGAAAACATTTAAGGTAAACTATCGAATCTTTTCTCCAGATGAATTAGAATTGTTACAACCCGTAAAATTCAACTTATAA
- a CDS encoding zinc-dependent alcohol dehydrogenase family protein: MKALVYKGEHNIVFEEKPKPEILKPTDAIVKVLKTTICGTDLGIYKGKNPEVEEGRILGHEGVGIVEQVGDSVTNFKVGDKVIISCVTVCGSCEYCKKQLYSHCKDGSWILGYMIDGTQAEYVRIPHADNSLYKIPETISDDNAVLISDILPTGHEIGVQYGNVKPGDTVAIIGAGPVGLSVLVTAQLYSPARIIMIDLDDNRLELSKELGATDIINSGSSDAVAKVLELFEEGVDVAIEAVGIPSTWDICQKIIKPGGYIANVGVHGKSVTFDIQKLWIKNITVRTGLVNTNTTPMLIKSTAANKFNLDKIITHHFKLSEIDKAWDVFKNGAKEKAIKVIITNDLS; this comes from the coding sequence ATGAAAGCATTAGTATACAAAGGAGAACATAATATTGTCTTTGAAGAAAAACCAAAACCTGAAATTCTTAAACCTACAGACGCAATTGTTAAAGTTTTAAAAACAACAATTTGTGGAACTGATTTAGGTATTTATAAAGGTAAAAATCCAGAAGTTGAAGAAGGTAGAATTCTTGGTCACGAAGGTGTAGGAATTGTTGAACAAGTTGGTGATAGTGTAACTAATTTTAAAGTTGGTGACAAGGTTATCATTTCTTGTGTTACTGTTTGTGGGTCGTGCGAATATTGTAAAAAACAATTATACTCACATTGTAAAGATGGTAGTTGGATTTTAGGATACATGATTGATGGTACACAAGCCGAATATGTTCGTATTCCACACGCCGATAACAGTTTATATAAAATACCAGAAACTATTAGCGACGATAATGCAGTTTTAATCAGTGATATTTTACCAACTGGTCACGAAATTGGTGTACAATACGGAAATGTAAAACCTGGTGATACAGTTGCTATTATCGGTGCTGGTCCTGTTGGATTATCAGTTTTAGTAACGGCACAATTATATTCGCCTGCTCGAATTATTATGATTGATTTAGATGATAATCGATTAGAACTTTCAAAAGAACTTGGCGCTACAGATATTATTAATTCTGGTTCAAGCGACGCTGTTGCTAAAGTTTTAGAATTATTCGAAGAAGGTGTTGATGTTGCTATTGAAGCTGTTGGTATTCCATCTACTTGGGATATTTGTCAAAAGATTATTAAACCTGGCGGATATATCGCAAACGTTGGTGTACACGGTAAAAGTGTAACTTTTGATATTCAGAAATTGTGGATTAAAAATATTACAGTTCGTACAGGATTAGTAAACACAAACACTACTCCTATGTTAATTAAAAGTACAGCTGCAAATAAATTTAATTTAGATAAAATTATTACGCATCATTTTAAACTTTCAGAAATTGATAAAGCATGGGATGTCTTTAAAAATGGTGCAAAAGAAAAAGCAATTAAAGTTATAATTACCAACGATTTATCTTAA